From a region of the Sander lucioperca isolate FBNREF2018 chromosome 8, SLUC_FBN_1.2, whole genome shotgun sequence genome:
- the asb1 gene encoding ankyrin repeat and SOCS box protein 1 — translation MAEGPEADVDEPPSINFPPLITVSDLPSATAAGRNLKEWLQEQFCDKPLEQDDMRLHNAAYVGDLDTLRNLLQEDGFRRRINEKSVWCCGCLPCTPLRIAATAGHAACVAFLIAQGADVDLVDVKGQTALYVAVVNGHLDCVRILLEAGADPNGSRHHRSTPLYHAARVGRLDVLQELIRFNADVDMDHQLGPRLLLSARTLNTLVVCPLYISAAYHHLHCFKLLLQAGAQPDFNYTGPVCQEALTRGLASCLLDAVLRHGCEVAFIRLLLDHGANPALVPCDGTELEGPNRRKVDPEALRVLLEARKFPRRLTHLCRIRIRRAMGKNRLNHIPSLPLPQPIKNFLLHQN, via the exons ATGGCCGAAGGTCCAGAGGCGGATGTTGACGAGCCGCCCAGTATCAATTTCCCTCCGCTCATCACTGTCTCTGATCTGCCCAGTGCCACTGCTGCAG GCCGTAACCTAAAGGAATGGCTCCAGGAGCAGTTCTGCGACAAACCTCTGGAGCAGGATGACATGCGGCTGCACAATGCGGCCTACGTCGGAGACCTGGACACCCTGAGGAACCTGCTGCAGGAAGACGGCTTCAGACG GCGCATCAATGAGAAGTCTGTTTGGTGCTGTGGCTGTCTGCCCTGCACCCCTCTGCGGATCGCAGCCACAGCGGGACATGCTGCTTGCGTGGCCTTTCTGATCGCCCAGGGAGCCGATGTGGACCTAGTTGATGTAAAAGGTCAAACAGCCCTCTACGTAGCTGTGGTGAACGGTCACCTGGACTGCGTCCGGATCCTCCTTGAAGCCGGAGCCGATCCCAACGGAAGTCGCCACCACCGCAGCACCCCGCTGTACCACGCTGCCCGGGTGGGAAGACTGGACGTACTGCAGGAACTCATCAG GTTCAATGCTGATGTAGACATGGACCACCAGCTGGGTCCCCGGCTCCTTTTAAGTGCTCGCACCTTGAACACTCTGGTGGTGTGTCCTCTCTACATCAGCGCCGCCTACCACCACCTGCACTGTTTCAAGCTGCTGCTCCAGGCCGGCGCTCAGCCTGATTTCAACTACACAGGGCCCGTCTGCCAGGAGGCCCTGACCCGCGGCCTGGCCTCCTGCCTGCTGGATGCTGTGCTGCGACACGGATGTGAGGTGGCCTTCATCCGCTTGCTGCTAGACCACGGGGCCAACCCGGCCCTCGTGCCCTGTGATGGGACAGAGCTGGAGGGTCCTAATCGGAGGAAGGTGGATCCGGAGGCGCTCAGGGTCCTCCTGGAGGCGAGGA AATTCCCTCGCAGGCTGACACACCTTTGTCGCATCAGGATCCGCAGAGCGATGGGTAAAAATCGCCTAAACCACATACCCTCGTTACCGCTACCACAACCCATCAAGAACTTCCTGCTTCACCAAAACTGA